From the Musa acuminata AAA Group cultivar baxijiao chromosome BXJ1-2, Cavendish_Baxijiao_AAA, whole genome shotgun sequence genome, one window contains:
- the LOC103976392 gene encoding NAC domain-containing protein 74-like, which yields MALVNTNDGGDETWRWAGCKFTPTDAELIGNCLLNKVRNLPLRIPPGFTIPEMEVYKKAPWELMVRSSYLPTGVSYCFVRVPRSKASDNRLNRKTRGGSWVANGKPRDIPLRYRGAAIAGTRRSLKFFKDNDDPRKKNKKDSSLGLKWIMHEYRLHPGLYETIPSYATEEIILCRITDKRRGAADKSDGDSLPAKAPPVADSQETPEPWMAEPYTHSMAIAVSTGAMKVVPLMAAAPAIQDVFGRCIHEGLPAVPETWTFDDIFGFLDDLELAAEDTPTAATTVAPPTTKPWMTAPPKTQDDD from the coding sequence ATGGCGTTGGTAAACACCAACGATGGCGGAGACGAGACATGGAGGTGGGCGGGATGCAAGTTTACCCCGACCGACGCAGAACTGATCGGCAATTGCCTCCTCAACAAGGTTCGCAATCTGCCGCTGCGAATCCCCCCCGGCTTTACCATTCCCGAGATGGAGGTGTACAAGAAAGCGCCCTGGGAATTGATGGTCCGATCCAGCTACCTTCCCACGGGTGTGTCCTACTGCTTCGTCCGCGTGCCCCGCTCCAAAGCCAGCGACAATAGGCTGAATCGGAAGACGCGCGGTGGAAGCTGGGTCGCCAACGGGAAGCCCCGCGACATACCGCTTCGATATAGGGGGGCGGCGATCGCCGGGACTCGGAGGAGTCTCAAATTCTTCAAGGACAACGATGATCCgagaaagaagaacaagaaggacaGCAGCCTCGGTCTGAAGTGGATAATGCACGAGTACCGCCTCCACCCCGGCTTGTACGAGACGATCCCCTCCTACGCGACCGAGGAGATAATCCTGTGCCGAATCACGGACAAGCGGAGGGGAGCCGCAGACAAGAGCGACGGCGACAGCCTCCCAGCCAAGGCCCCGCCTGTGGCAGATAGCCAAGAAACGCCGGAGCCATGGATGGCGGAACCTTACACACACAGCATGGCAATTGCCGTTAGCACCGGAGCTATGAAAGTAGTGCCGTTGATGGCGGCGGCACCTGCGATCCAGGATGTCTTTGGCAGATGTATTCACGAGGGTCTCCCTGCGGTGCCAGAAACGTGGACATTCGatgatatttttggatttcttgacGACCTCGAGCTCGCAGCCGAGGACACACCTACAGCGGCGACGACGGTAGCTCCACCTACTACGAAGCCGTGGATGACGGCACCACCCAAGACCCAGGACGACGACTGA
- the LOC135612677 gene encoding NAD(P)H-quinone oxidoreductase subunit S, chloroplastic-like → MAALIPIYTTQNPRLLFLRSCNSTFVRGTTTISTSPNPPLRSAPAALAPSAKFDLSELLGGRGLCSGEQGIKKELQRSPAEAPPPPPLSSPPPTTAPISALGTGDDAFEKELAGLTGGFPGGEKGLKKFIERNPPPPKQRPAGEDLATVLSGPKPNPPVLPLFLPGMIVIVKNPKSPFYMYSGVVQRVTDGKAGVLFEGGNWDKLLTFDLSELEQREKGPPMVNPKSAMLESIVQKLG, encoded by the coding sequence ATGGCGGCGCTGATTCCTATCTACACTACCCAAAATCCTCGTCTCCTCTTCCTCCGATCTTGCAACTCCACCTTCGTCCGCGGAACCACCACCATTTCTACCTCTCCCAACCCCCCTCTCCGCTCCGCCCCGGCCGCCCTCGCTCCCTCCGCCAAATTCGACCTCTCCGAGCTCCTGGGAGGCCGCGGCCTCTGCAGCGGAGAGCAGGGCATAAAAAAGGAGCTCCAACGATCCCCCGCAGAAGCCCCTCCTCCGCCtcccctctcttctcctcctcctacgACCGCTCCTATTTCGGCACTGGGCACCGGCGATGACGCCTTCGAGAAGGAGCTCGCCGGCCTCACCGGTGGCTTTCCCGGCGGCGAGAAGGGCCTCAAGAAGTTCATAGAGCGGAACCCCCCTCCCCCCAAGCAGAGGCCCGCCGGCGAGGACCTGGCCACGGTGCTGTCCGGGCCGAAGCCGAACCCGCCCGTGCTGCCGCTCTTCTTGCCGGGGATGATCGTCATCGTCAAGAACCCCAAGAGCCCGTTCTACATGTACAGCGGGGTCGTGCAGAGGGTCACCGACGGGAAGGCCGGGGTGCTCTTCGAGGGTGGGAATTGGGACAAGCTCCTCACTTTCGACCTCAGCGAGCTCGAGCAGAGGGAGAAGGGCCCGCCCATGGTGAATCCCAAGTCCGCCATGCTCGAATCCATCGTTCAGAAGTTGGGATGA
- the LOC135599586 gene encoding GEM-like protein 1, translating into MDQGKLGDGATPGTWVMGTPVAPHANPGNWQGVPVDHVTSSSAGPSAGHCPSNTNRAMPSVPGASHFPSSTYGGGTGNPYVNISPFPHGSNASGNPYVNVSPVPTKSPSETILKVLGRCGKKLEDTTRKAGDVAGNVWHHLKTSPNVTDAALARLAQGTKVLAEGGNEKVFQQAFGIFPGEQLRKAYACYLSTSAGPVIGTLYLSTARIAFCSDNPLCTNFSNAQQEWAYYKIAVPLDQLRAVNPSANSRNPSEKYIQIITMDNHEFWFMGFVSYDKALKNLREALHFSPHGSYQPNF; encoded by the exons ATGGACCAGGGCAAGCTTGGAGATGGGGCGACGCCGGGGACTTGGGTGATGGGAACGCCGGTTGCGCCGCACGCCAATCCGGGCAACTGGCAGGGCGTCCCCGTCGATCACGTCACGTCGTCGTCTGCCGGGCCCTCGGCGGGGCACTGCCCTAGCAATACCAACCGCGCCATGCCTTCCGTCCCTGGTGCTTCCCACTTCCCCTCCTCGACGTACGGCGGCGGGACCGGCAACCCTTATGTGAACATTTCCCCTTTTCCTCACGGCAGCAACGCCAGTGGAAACCCTTATGTGAATGTTTCCCCTGTTCCTACCAAGA GCCCATCGGAGACAATCCTTAAGGTGCTTGGGCGGTGCGGGAAGAAATTGGAAGACACCACCAGAAAGGCAGGGGACGTCGCTGGCAATGTCTGGCACCATC TTAAAACCAGCCCCAATGTCACTGATGCAGCCTTGGCTAGGCTTGCACAAGGAACAAAAGTTCTTGCAGAAGGTGGGAATGAGAAGGTTTTCCAGCAAGCGTTTGGTATTTTTCCAGGAGAGCAGCTAAGGAAAGCATATGCCTGTTATCTCTCTACTTCAGCAGGTCCTGTGATAGGAACACTGTATTTATCCACAGCCAGGATTGCATTTTGCAGTGATAATCCTCTTTGTACTAATTTCTCCAATGCTCAACAAGAGTGGGCATATTATAAG attGCTGTGCCTCTGGATCAGCTGAGGGCAGTCAATCCTTCTGCTAACTCCAGGAACCCTTCAGAGAAATACATTCAAATCATCACCATGGACAACCATGAATTCTGGTTCATGGGATTTGTATCATATGACAAAGCTCTCAAGAATCTTAGGGAGGCCCTACACTTCAGTCCCCATGGTTCTTACCAGCCCAACTTCTAG